The Xenopus tropicalis strain Nigerian chromosome 1, UCB_Xtro_10.0, whole genome shotgun sequence DNA segment cgagcATCACCTGCAGCTCACTTGGTATGTATGTTTCACATTGCTAAgactttgtgctaaataacttgattgctgTTGTTCAAAAAAGCAAGTTATATGTGTGTCTGCTTTAATGTTTTTCCCATAACTTtctaggtgtttgttagtgactcagtTGAGTGAGATGGAAAGTATCAATGTAAGGGGAAATTGGGTTGAATTttaagtcttttccaggttttctatagAATAGGAAAGATAGGCAGGTAGGAgttgaactttagatgtcagtcaagaatggcTGGACCCCttccactcctctctgctcagaacacatgagggccgattcactaaagtgcgttaaaacgtacgctatttatagcatgcgctaaaaattttatcgcgtctaatttttcgcatcttaacgcatgattcactaaaaggattcttgcattaatttagacgcgatgttgcttgcgttatttaagtcgcaaagactattttcgtgcggtatttgatggaacacgcgctaatcaacgcattgcgcacaaatagtcgctgtGTGTGAAAAACCGCCATATTAGCAATTCACgccataaaactacttttatgaaaatgacaattaccctgcaaactggcggctgcatcactctagggccaacacagtaaatcacactgcaaagtccatattgtgttgccaaaagctcatgaactgtacttttctataattcctgcctgcctcaagtaggtgttatttttcccacagacaaatgcgatatttagtgcgtctaagtgtttgtgaaccatgctttagtattatttctgcacgcaaGTTAACGCAaagtgttaaaattaacgcatgcggtagcgcgaaatttaatgcatgtgatatgcaacttaacacacGTGATAATACTATAGCAAATCACGCatttttttttcgcgtcaattttaacgctaAAAGCATACaatatcacactttagtgaatcaaccctatgctgcctgtcagAACTGAGTCAAGTTGAGCTGgttcccattcatgatagttcccctttaaaatttccAGGCAGATCCAGTTTTTTCAGTTTATTAccaagaaaatgtaaatctccAATGCCTGTTGTATAGAATTAGACTGACAATCTCAGTCAGGGAAAGTGTTTGACAGCCACCAGTAAATTATATGGTTCTGTTAGTTCTATGGCTTCTGAAGACCATTTAAATGGCTGAAATGAAGTGTAGATCTTCCATCATATAGTAGTTTTACAGCAGCTATACAATAAAATATGAGCCCATGATTTGCAAAGTTAAGTGAGTTTTTATTGAATTTACAACAAAGTTTTTGGAATCATCTTGGTCCCTTGACTGCCTTTTTATtagatatccttatatttttatatttttgctttaacAGACATATTGTCTTCTGTTCTGTATTGTATGCGAATTGACCATTCAGATGTATAGAAAATCCAGCACTTTTCTCATGCATATTTTATTCATTGCCTTTAGCCCTTCACTCTGTATAAAATCTAGAGAAGGAATTGTAAATCTTCCCTTGCATCTTCTTCAAAGCCTGTCTGAACTGTCGGTTTCTGAGACTGTATATGAGAGGATTTAGAAGTGGGGTTATTACTGAATAAAATAGAGAAATCACTTTGTCTTTGTCAGAAAAGTAAGAGGCTCTTGGCCGGACATACATAAAGATGACTGTTCCGTAGAATATTAAGACAATGGTTAAATGAGCAGCACAAGTGGAAAAGGCTTTTTGTCGACCTACAACCGATGGAATCCTAAGAACAGTCTTAATTATATAAGAGTAAGAAACAGTGGTAAAACCCAGAGAGCAAAGTACAACAACCCaagcaaatgaaaagaaaacagtCTCACTGGTAGAGGTGTTCGAACAGGACAATTTTACCAGAGGAATATaatcacaaaagaaatggttAATGAGATTGGGACCACAAAATTTCAGCATTGCAGTGGGAATAGTTAGTGTCCAGCCAGTAAAGAAACCACTCATCCAAGAaccaatggctaaatgcagaCAATTCTTATTGCTCATCATTGTTGCATAGCGTAGAGGTTGGCAGATTGCAAGATATCTATCGTAAGCCATGACAGTGAGCAAAAAAAACTCAGTAGGTCCAACAGAGTGTACAAAACAGAGTTGTGCAAGGCACTCTGCATGGGATATCACTTTGTCTTGTGTTATTAGGTAATGCATAGTTTTGGGAACCACAGCCGTTGAGCACCAAGTGTCCAAAATAGCAAAGTTGCTGAGAAAGAAATACATTGGAATATGTAGACGAGAATCCATCCATACCATTGTAATTATGAGCATGTTGGACACAACTGTCAATATGTAAATTACTAAGAATAAAGAAAAGTAAACTACCTGCATTTCTTGGCCACCTGGAAAGCCCAAGAGAATAAAGAAGGTAACATCAGTGTGATTAGCAACTAAAATATTGCTTTCAGAAGAATTCATTTCTGTAGAGTAAAATGAAGTAGTCTGTCCTTATATCAGGAATATTGCCTAAAATGTGAAATGGCCGAGAGAAAATGCATGTCAGCAAGATATTGATTCAATTGAGGAGACACCTGGCAGCAAGTACCCACACGTCTAACAGAGCCTGAGACAGCTACATGGAAAGCAGTGTTAGCTGTGCAATGAGAAACTAAAGGTTATTTGCAAAGaatatctaatacaggtatgggacctgttatccagaatgctccggacctggggtattccggacaagggatctttacgtaatttggatcgctatactttaagtctactaaaaaattatttaatccataggattgttttgcctccaataaggtttaatcaTAACTtcgtttggatcaaatacaaggtactgttttattattacagagaaaaaagaaatcagttttttaaaaattgatttatttgattaaaatggagtctatgggagatggccttaccttTCCACAAACAATTTAAGCAGCAGAATCTTTACATAACTCATTGAGATTGGCTAGATTATGAAAGAGAGCTTTGGAAAAAAATGATCAGGTAGTTGGAAACAGcatctttgtaataataataataataatattcaaacACTTATCGACCTGAACACTGTTTATTTTGAATGTTACCTTTTCTGACAGTTTCATGATTGAAGCGCTTCTTGATGAGCCAGTTATTCACACAAGTGCTGTGTAGTGTCTGTGCTGCATCATTGTTGGTCCAAGGCCAATGATATTTTGGCTCTAAACAGACATTTGTTGAGAAACCACTTTTGCTCTTAAAGGGATGGCACAGCTGAAGGTTCATTTTTATACCCTCGCTTCACTAGGGTAAAATCCCTTGTGCTTTAATAATCGCAGGTACAGTATTTAAATAAACcttataaaaagttaatttagaaaacaataaaattctCTTGAGGCTGTTGTGATTACCCGTAGGACAAGTGCAGTCCCTGATGTTTGCCTTTAGCTCAGGGCAAATTAGCTGATCTCTTTTTATTCTAGTTCTATTTTTTAGAAATTCTATATTGCCTTAGTctaattataacaataaataataattttgttgGAAAATAACCTAAAAATTAAAAGATATGTTAAAAATGAAGCAAATTAATTATCACACAGAAACATAaagtatgtatttattaaaacaataagcaataaCTTTGGCACACTTAACAGGATACTTGTAACATAATAGTGCCAAAAAAAGACATTGGTATGAAATTAAGTGGCACAAAAATAATTTCAGTAAAATTAGCAAAAGTTAAAAACTAATTTAAGCAGTGTCTTATGAAAGGCCACCAAAAGATATAGCTGACAGATCTGCAGAATCATCACCATAAGCAAAACAACAGGATTTGCACGTCAGTACagctttaaaaaaatggttttgcTACACATACACAGGCCCACGTGCAAGATTTGCACTCAGCGCCCCCCAGCCAACCAGCTCCCCTCCCCCTGCACTGGCACTTGTGCCGCCATCCTCCAAACTCTGTAGCCTACAAAGATTGTGCTGGTGACACCCATGAATAAGGTAATAAGGTTAGGCCCCAATGCAGTCACACACCCTGCCCCCCTATGGCTAGCTTATTTTCAAGTTAAGATTACTAGTTCAGGACCAGTTCTAGTAGAAACAGCTTTAAGTCCCATGCAATCAGTATAGCCCTTCTAGCTGACATAAGTACAGCTAAGTACTAGCTGTATCAGTAAGAAATAGGTACTGTCTCGGGTTTTCTCATAATGTAGCTATCTATCACCTATAATGGAATGGAATAGGAGCCATTTAGGACCCCAGGGGGTACAAGTGGACTCTAAGGGACACCTACTTGCCTCTCCTCACCTGTCACTTTATAATTGAGCGTGGTCTAATGCAGGCTGCATTTGATTCTAAGGGCAGGCCGCAGATCTCTGGCTCCATAAGGCCTGGTGCAATTTGCACAATGTCCCACGCTTAGCAAGGTATGATTGTGTGGTTGTCACATTAGGATGATTAGGTGATAATAGGTTATtcacaaatatgaaaaaaagaaaaccacatGGATAGATGAAACAGAATGTTTCTACAGGTGAGCACATCAAGGCACTGATTATACTACAGAATCATCCAAGTACATCTGGTGTTTACATTTTGTTGGATTATAGCCACTGTGCTTTTTAGGTTTTTTCGAAACAACTGGAACTTGCAACCTGTGGTGCACAAAGTAAGGTAAAGTACTGTAGATGTGGTAAACTTGGAAGTAGAGCACTTAGGGATCAGTGAGCTGATCACACTGACTTCAATTTAGGTGAAAACCAAAGAATAAACTGTGTGACTTTCATGTTGAGCATGGATGTTGGAAAAACTGGATATAAAGTAAAGTGTCCATAATACTTTTATGTGATAGGCAGCCAGTCAGCATTTACAGACATAAAGGTTTTTGACCCTAACATCTGAAGCAAATGAAGGAAAAATCTTACacgaaaaaaaaatgaagtccagGTTGAAAGTGACAAgacacagaaacaagatataCTTTCTATAATTAGAGACTGTAATGCCAAGGTGAAAAAGAACATGCAGTCAGACAACATGGTGTTGGAAAAAGAAATGAAGCCTGGGGAAAACTATTAAGCTTCTGTGAATGAATACATGTTTCTCGCAAAGAAGCTTCTTTATGACTGGAGATAAAATCAAGACCCCACCAAAATCAGATCTACATTCTCGCTGCCAAGCAATGGAAGAACCtgaaaaaatatatctattaCCATCAAGCAAGTCATCAAAAATTGTTTCAGATACTAGCTCTAGTTGATATAAAACCAGAGAAATGGAATTCAATTAAGTCATGAATCATGAATCTGTTCCAAGATATCTGTATGGAACAGAACCGTGCATACCAGAAGGCTTCCAGGAAAGACCAAGGTGCAGGATTACACATTCAAAGACAATGAAGATAAAAACAAGCATGCTAGAATTATTCTCCAGTAGATCTTTGCCTAATATACAAAGGCCAACATAAGAATATAAGAAAATTTAAGATGAAGACAAAAAATTAAGCAGTGAACTGCACACAAAATAGCAGTAAGTGACACTCATATTGAATAttgattgtaaaaataaaaaaatagtttatgtAAGGTGTTCCTCATATCTAATCACTTAGATAAACTTGCCTAAAGGAAAAAGAGCTCAGCATGCCACATAGCAATAATAAGAGGAGTCACAATGTTGTAATATTGCCTACAATACTATGAGATGCCACACTTATAAATCAGCACCTTGTCAAACAGTCTTTATAAAAAGAAGCATAAACTTTAAGATAAGTTCAGATATCAAATAATGTGTCTTCATAAAACTATTTACTGtgtaatcagtttaaaaaaaaataaaacctcttCTTTTTATACAGCTCACTTTGCAAATTAGAGAACTACACAACCGCCCATCCTTGTTTACCCAGACATTTTGGGTCCACAAAAGCATTGTATAGTGTAAATTCAGCCCCGTGGATTTAGACCTTAACCAGGGTTCAGAAAGTGAACAAATGTTGACATGCTGTGGTTTAAAAAGATGGCCATAAATTTTGGTCTACAATTATGCCACATTCTAATTATGgatctacagtatataataaacaATGGGTCCTGAGACACACATTATATTACCATGCAAGTGTCTGGTATgttattcattttccatttttcagtTATAGTTTCaagaaacatatactgtatacaaaaaaTTTACATGGAAAGTTATTGTCTCTGAAGAACAATTAGACAACGgagatttattttcaaaatataaaaaagaatctTATCTTGACCAGCAGAATATGATCTGTTTTTCCATAAGATCAAACATCAGTCCAACAATTTCTTTTGCAAGGATTTGCCCTCTCTAAAAAACATCAGATCCTTATGGTCCAGGCAAATTTGTCTGTATCTTCACTCTGTTGGGCAACATATTATTTTTATCACTGGTGTGCATAACTCCCCAAAACCCTATATATACATTTCTAAGTAATTTCTCATTCACCGACATACAGTATGTTATACGTCTTTGATCATTCCCCAGATACTTACACTGTTACAGAGAGGAAAAACATTTCTTATATTGTCTGCTGGCATATGATGGCATATGATCGATATCTGGCAATATGTCATCCTCTGCAGTACTCCATCTATATGAGAAGGTCCATTTGCACCACTCTTAATTTGTTATCCTGGGCAGCAGGAATGCTGGGTTCATTGTTGCCAGAATTTGTGACATTTAAGTTGGTATTCTGCAAATCCAACTAAAtcaatcatttttttctgtgaatctGTTGAAGTTTTCAACTTGTCCTGCACAGACATATTCAATGGCAAATTGTCTGTGTTTTTCTATTTCACTGTAGATGTACTACCTTGAAATTAATGATCACATCATatgctgccattttatgtaccaTATTAAGGATACTTTTGACAAAGGGAAAATTAAAAGCTTTTTCTACCTGTGCATCCCACCTTATGGTGGTCTCACTCTTTTATGGAACACTTATCTTTAAGTATGTGGCATCACCAGAAAGGATGATAGCATGATATGATAGTATAATGTATCAGACATTATGTGGAAATAAAGTAAGATCAGTTCATAGTGTCCCTGATATACATATATTGCTGGGCAAACATATGGTTACCCAACAAACATTCTTAGAGAGATACTGACACATAAGataaaactttatttacatctattataacattgttattcatgatatttatatttataattttgccgtAAAGGTATTTGGCCAATGCTTACATTACCTATTTGATCCCCTCATGTTCCTCTAtggaggggctgccatatttgtataaaaatataaataaccacTCTCTAGATGGCAATAATAATCTCTTGAGTTCTTATTTTCAATACATGTGGCTTACTCCAGCCATACCTAATATACTAATTGGCAAATTCCAATGAATTAATAAATGAATAACTACACCCTTATAATTCATAAATAGGTGAATCACTGAATACCTGGATGGGCTAATCAAGGTCTCAATTTCACACGTTTTGCCAAATACACCTTACTAATGGCTTAGCAACTTTAGAAATGAAATGTATAAGTAAATACCCCTTATTAATAAATGCATTATTACACAACCAGTACATATGTATACATAATAGCAACTATAATGTGCACAATATTAACTCTCACCAACTGGCCAATAGGGTATAGAAAGAAATGTTCTTTCAGTAATACAAGATACCTTATAGGAGATTCTATATTCACTGCCAATAAGAGTATGGGGGTGACTGAACATTTCGAATTTCTGCcacaattcaaatatttttgctctaaaactcccaaaattcaaattatggtccTTAAACTTGAATGTCCGatatttattaggtgcaaaaaaaatcaaaaactttaACGTAAAAGTTGTAAGTTTATGTAGAATTCAGTGGGAGTTGCCCTAAGCAAATTCCAGCCATTTTTTTCATTgcaagatttttgagtttttcggGTTGTTTTGAGCTTATAAACTCACAAATCTGAGGTATTTGAGTTTGTTTccgcaatatattttttatattcagataaataagcaaaacattcaagtttttttttttttttttaaatctttagtttattcaaagtaaaaaaatctaattgataaataagtccataaGAGTCATCCCATCAGCCTCTCTGTCTAGGAGGATAATTAAGGGTGGAAATAATAGCACTTCCTTTCATCAGATAGATTCAAGCTCAACAAAGTTAATCCAATTTACCAACAAGAAAGACAAATGCAGTACAGTTCTACAAGAATATATTTGATCACATTGCCCCTGTCGATATTTTTATTGTGGTGCTTCCTAGGGAAATGCCATCTCatcaaaaatgtatcatttttaacATACAGTAGTTTAGCTCAGTgtaacatacatttttaataaaaacttgCATTCCCTGATCTCTCACATATGTCAGCAGTTACAGATATCAGTCTAAGATATCAGTATAAATGAGATCATAAATAACCAACTGCTCTAAGCCATTAATAAGTCTACTGGGAGAAATCTGTGTATGGTGTATAATAAGGATCTGGGCATATATAAGCAATGCATGTACTGTACATGCTAAAACAAGAGAAACAAATACATAATTGTTCCACAGATCTGTTGGATCACAGGCCTTTTGGTAAGATCAATTTCCTTGCTTAGCAAAAAGTCAAATATTTAATTATAGGTGACATTAGCTACATTTACAGTACTACTCACCAATATAATAGCATTGTTTATAATCGACGTCATAATACACTCCATAGTGCATATAAAGCATGCACAAGAGCCTTAGAATATTGtgtcaaattacaaaaaaaaatcctacttaTTATACAATTTTTAATAGCACTATCACTCTTAAAGCAAAGTTTACAAATGATACTGGTTCCTAGCACCAGATGAGACTTGTGAGTGGTGGGCTGTCAGGGGAAGAAAGGTGAAATAATAGTattctacaaggaattactgatGCTGGCTTCATTAGACAAAACAATTTAATATTGCATTTGAGATTGCATGCTTCCTGAATCAAGACATTTTTGATGCACTGTGTCAAGGTCGTAATAGCATCAGTTGATTGAGATTTTATTCAGAAAGCCAGACATGCAATATATTTAGAACACTGACCCAGATGATTCATTACAGAGCAGGGATTTGATTCTGAATAGACAAATTATGACATTTCTACAATGCACATATGGGATTTCTCATTAAATGTAGAGGACTATTTCTAACACTGTGTAAAAACAGTACTGTAATATACCAGATATCGCCATATTAATCCCATGGTACTGTGTGTCAGGAGGgggccaagccaactgggcaccctaggcaaccctatcatccacctcgcccctgcatccccccccccccagtgtgcatTATCACAGGGGTGGGAAGTGAGCCGCACAATGACAAGCAGCAGGGGCAGGAGAGTGTGGGCTGGGGGTATACGTTCCCCTGatcaggtgcctcttctgcctacccctggttctggCCCTGGTGTGTGTAAATTCTTGCTTATTTCTGAAGCTGTGTAATGATATTAATTGTACATATAGATCTGCACCAACTGTAAAATTCTGCTGTAAAATGTGGTGTTAAGATGAACTGTCACTTCTTACACATTATTCTATGCTACTTTTAATTCCAGAATTTTCAACCCCCCTACAGGTCCAAGGCAGCATAAAAAATACCAGTGTAAATGACAGAATTAGTGCATTGTATAAAAAATCACATATTCACGAAATAGTTCTCTATAATCTCATGTGTAAGAACAATACAGACCCTTTATGAACATTCAGTTTTTTATATATCACTTTCATACCATTCTTTGGCATAAATCAGTTTAACAGCTTTGTACCCATCGTGTTAGTATTTAAAGTCGCATTCTTCCTAAATGGTGCATAAAAGGTAACTCTCTACTACCAAGTATTTTACATAGTATACATAAATTTAGACTGCTAACACAAGAGTCTAACCCCACTAGGTGTCTCTATGATACTAATAATAATGACCCCCAGTCTGCTAAATATATTTTTGAGAATACTGCATTATAAAAGGATTCATTTTTAGTGTCATGCTATTTTTATATGCCACCTTTATGTTTGGGGATATTTATGTTTGAGCATACTGTATTTAGCAGTCATTCTGTACTAACTTTTATTGATTGACAAAATGACACATCTTGGAAAGAATCTCACAGTAAAGAATTGGTGCTACCAGGATCTGCTGCTAAGCTGAGGGTGATAGTGTAAAGGTGAACTATATGCACAGATATTAACATACAAAACAAGGgttcatacaatattcggtgcgtgtttgGTGGGAGACAAGGTGACCTATATGGGCAAAAGTCTTGGATGTCGGTCGCTTTGCCAATCGGACAAGATGGACATTTTTTATCAGCTGCCTTTAAAGGCCTCTGAACATCAGTgaaacattaatgctgaatcattagatagaggtattttgttttgttatggaTACCAAAAGTCTCTTGAAGTAATAAGGTAAGGATTATTTGACACGTTTGTGGGTTCTGAGCAAAGTCAAGGGTCAGAGCAAAGACAACAGGGGGTATTTACAGACTTTGTTACACAGGAGCATACAACATAAGACCATATGAGTATGAGTGTTACTAGTAAGAGAGCATAGAAAACTAAGAACTGTTCTTACAGCCCAACATGTGGCTCTGTCTTCAAGGCTAGGGTAGTAGTAACCAGGAATCCATGACTGaataaatattttgaatataAGACCAAAACACTGTACCAATAAACCAGAAATGCCCCTGGTATAACCAATCTTTTTTGCTTTATTGTTACAGGCAATGCAGCAGAACAATTATACAGCTGTCTATGAATTCCTAATCCTTGGATTCAACAGACTGCATGGCTTCAGAATTATActtttccttcttttccttcTGATCTACATTGTAATCTGTTTAGAGAACCTTCTGATAATTGTGTTAGTAACCATCAGCGCACGCCTACAGACCCCTATGTACTTCATTCTCAAGTGCATGTCCGTCTGTGAATTATGTTTCGCTACAAGTGTGGTTCCTAAGATGCTGCATGACATTTTGGCAGAAAGAGCAACTATCTCAGTGATGGGATGCATCATTCAGTTAAATATATGGGGCACAATGGGAATGTTAATATATTTGCTCTATGCGCTAATGTCTTATGATAGATATTTAGCAATCTCCAATCCACTGCGATATTCAGTGCTTATAGACAACAAACTATGTCTTCGTCTTGTTATTGGATtttgcattattttctttttggtcGCTGTACTAATATCAGTTCTGCTGAGTAGGCTGGAATTTTGTAATCGGATCATACCCGTTATTGATCACTTTTACTGTGACTTTGCACCACTGATGgcactttcctgctcagacacaAAACTTGTTCAAGGGGTTGCAGCCTTAAGTAGTGGCATAATAATGCTATTATCTTTAGTTTTCATACTTTTTTCCTATGtctttattattttcaaaatTCTAGCAATTCCATCGGCAACTGGAAGGAAGAAATCGTTCTCCACATGCAGTTCGCACCTGTTTGTGGTTATTATTAATTACGGCATTCTAATTAATGTATATGTCTCACCAGACACAGTAAACTCACCACAGATCAACAAAGGCTTGTCTTTTATGTACATTCTGGTGACTCCCTTGGTAAATCCAGTTATATACACCTTGAAAAACCAAGAGTTTAATATTGCTCTTCAAGCAAAAGTACGTGaaataaaaatgcactttttcCTGTAAAACGATTGCTTTGTAGAATTTATAGCTGCAGAGCTGCTTGAGAGGGAAGTAGAAATATGTGGAAGAAAAGTGTAGCATGGACAAAATGTAttccacattttattcattttagtaATAATTGATCTGAAGACGGACATCTAACTAATGGCTTTTAAACCCAGTTTTGGGCCATCTAATGGGTTCAGAGAGCAAGGAAACAACTGTCTTTAAAAATCTTCATAAACAGCTTAGATTTATGTTTTGCACATATTAAATATAACACACAGTTTCAGTAATTTATGGCTCCTCTTGAGTGgcatgaaaacattttaaaagaaatggCTTCACCAAAAACAGATATCTTTCCAGCTGCCACATCTGTGCATTTGCACTATAGGGGCACTGTAGCTAAGGCTTTCTTGGAAAGGCTTAAGGGTCACTTTGGAACAGCAAATTTGCCATTTTGCCAAACATGTTTTATGCTGTTCAAAACACATGTAATTGTGCATATGTGCAATGCGGGCAACAGGCCTAAGGGTTgtgtaaataacatttttacgCTGGGAGCACACAGTATCCACGGCTGCACAACATAGGTTTGGGGTGCAAATTGCTCACAGCGGATGATGAACCTGTTACTTCAGGTGACCACAGtcattagtatgatgtagagagtaatattctgagacaatttgcaattggtcttcattttttattatttgtagtttttgttcagcagctctacagtttggattttcagtggctatttggttgctagcaTCCACATTACTTTagtaaccagggtgtggtttgactGAAAGAATGATGTATGAATAGgaggggacctgaatagaaaaataagtatttaAATAATAGCTTGAGGTGCCTTTAGTTGACTTCAGGAGTCAATATAACTATATTTTGTTATGTGATACTTGGgagcaaatatataaaaacaaaatgtgacTGCCGTTTGGTGCAAATTGCACTAAAATATTGTTGTGACTTTGTGGCAAACTGAGGAAAGTCAAAATTCATTTTATCCTGTGATTTGAAAAATATCTCACCTAAAACTGGTTGATGtcatagaagtcagtgggaaatATGTATGCAGCATTCAAGCATGGTAAAAAGCACTTACTTTTTTtcaggattgttttttttttttttttagcatttttttcaggTATTATGTTGCTTTGCAATGCATggtaaaaatgtgattttgtcattttccacattttttgCTGTAACTATGCATGATGTACccagttgtgattttttttatttccaatatgTGCAAAATCAAGGTAATATGTTTTCATTGCTGGAAAAGCCTTGGTCACAATTGGTCACATTTACCACTatttttgatgaatgtgcccttaAATTTTCCCACTTAGAAGAGAAGAAAAGGCATAAGTTggtggtgccaaatgttataCTGCCCCCAGTGGTTATAATTGCTTACTTTTTTTGAGGGGCACCCAGACCCAGTGCTCCCTTTTTGCTGAAAACTGTTCGAGGATCACTACATCGCAATACTTTTCCTGCTCGTGCATATTTGTTGTAGCCCTTGGACATTTGCCCATTCACAATAGAGTGAAAAGGTGACTCCTAGG contains these protein-coding regions:
- the LOC100485726 gene encoding olfactory receptor 6F1; translation: MNSSESNILVANHTDVTFFILLGFPGGQEMQVVYFSLFLVIYILTVVSNMLIITMVWMDSRLHIPMYFFLSNFAILDTWCSTAVVPKTMHYLITQDKVISHAECLAQLCFVHSVGPTEFFLLTVMAYDRYLAICQPLRYATMMSNKNCLHLAIGSWMSGFFTGWTLTIPTAMLKFCGPNLINHFFCDYIPLVKLSCSNTSTSETVFFSFAWVVVLCSLGFTTVSYSYIIKTVLRIPSVVGRQKAFSTCAAHLTIVLIFYGTVIFMYVRPRASYFSDKDKVISLFYSVITPLLNPLIYSLRNRQFRQALKKMQGKIYNSFSRFYTE